Proteins encoded by one window of Simiduia curdlanivorans:
- a CDS encoding cold-shock protein produces the protein MSDREVGVVKWFNNARGYGFISFGEKQEDVFVHYRNIRGEGYRSLAEGQNVEFELLTGEKGMQAEDVVCV, from the coding sequence ATGTCTGATCGTGAAGTTGGGGTTGTTAAATGGTTTAACAACGCCAGAGGTTATGGTTTTATTTCGTTCGGTGAAAAGCAAGAGGACGTGTTTGTTCACTACCGCAATATTCGAGGTGAGGGTTATCGCTCGCTGGCAGAAGGTCAAAATGTCGAATTCGAATTGTTGACTGGCGAAAAGGGCATGCAGGCTGAAGATGTCGTCTGTGTCTAA
- a CDS encoding CsiV family protein: MLANLTTYLRHSALFIACSALTSLALAQQNAEGKWYQVEVAVFTQPENAQLAASQETFRKDITLSYGEHTQQLQSVEEASLSKHSANLAGQLDSVASQEADNNANTDVALAGEEPLSPEMINEILQTQAFVKLPVELRNLNETVGALERRNRQRILFHEAWRQPLVDPEQAAAIILAGGNHFENEQELAGTIKFGVSRYIHVHTNIWFSEFANNVGQEQQEWPMVPTPPSGNESQIADAQINLNAGLDKSKQDLWHQYDVIDTTYQNILDKSFIVTNLATLIQTRRMRSGEVHYIDHPKIGILITVIPYDGAPANN; encoded by the coding sequence ATGTTAGCAAACCTTACCACCTACCTGCGCCACAGCGCGCTTTTCATAGCCTGTTCTGCGCTAACCTCGTTGGCACTTGCACAGCAAAACGCTGAAGGCAAATGGTATCAAGTTGAAGTCGCGGTTTTTACCCAACCTGAAAATGCGCAATTAGCCGCCAGCCAAGAAACCTTTCGCAAAGATATTACACTCAGCTACGGCGAGCACACGCAACAGCTTCAAAGTGTTGAAGAAGCAAGCCTAAGTAAACACAGCGCTAACCTAGCAGGCCAGCTGGATTCAGTAGCCAGCCAAGAGGCCGATAACAACGCCAATACCGATGTAGCGCTCGCCGGTGAGGAGCCGCTCAGCCCGGAGATGATTAACGAAATATTGCAGACACAAGCTTTTGTAAAATTACCTGTAGAACTGCGTAACCTCAACGAAACCGTCGGTGCTCTCGAGCGAAGAAATCGCCAGCGCATATTGTTTCACGAAGCTTGGCGTCAACCGCTGGTCGACCCAGAGCAGGCCGCGGCTATTATTCTGGCCGGTGGAAATCATTTCGAAAACGAGCAAGAGCTAGCAGGCACGATAAAATTCGGCGTATCGCGTTATATCCACGTGCACACCAATATTTGGTTTTCCGAATTTGCCAACAACGTCGGCCAAGAGCAACAAGAATGGCCCATGGTGCCCACACCGCCAAGCGGCAATGAAAGCCAAATAGCCGACGCGCAAATTAATTTAAATGCCGGGTTAGATAAATCCAAGCAAGACCTATGGCATCAATATGATGTCATAGACACCACCTATCAAAACATACTGGACAAGTCGTTTATTGTCACCAACCTTGCGACCTTAATACAGACTCGGCGCATGCGCAGTGGCGAAGTCCACTATATTGACCATCCAAAAATTGGCATTCTAATTACCGTTATTCCCTACGACGGCGCGCCAGCAAATAACTAA
- a CDS encoding S-methyl-5'-thioinosine phosphorylase — protein sequence MLAVIGGSGWETWSSFQASRDMSVDTPYGATSAVIQLGTINHQPVAFLSRHGPAHNLAPHQINYRANIWALKALGVTRILAINAVGGIHASMGPEALIVPDQIIDYTWGRAHSFWSDQVMHVDFSKPFEGALRRQLVALSQSRRLGLIDFGVYGCTQGPRLESAAEIQRLKRDGCDLVGMTAMPEASLARELNVDYASLCISVNWAAGLSEQCITMDAIFAILNETRPMVQGLIEGLAAD from the coding sequence ATGTTGGCGGTCATTGGCGGCAGTGGTTGGGAGACCTGGTCAAGCTTTCAGGCCAGCCGCGACATGTCAGTCGATACCCCTTATGGTGCGACCAGCGCTGTTATTCAGCTTGGTACTATTAACCATCAGCCCGTTGCATTTTTGTCCCGTCATGGCCCAGCCCATAATCTTGCACCGCACCAAATTAACTATCGAGCCAACATATGGGCTTTAAAAGCGCTGGGAGTTACGCGCATCTTGGCGATAAATGCGGTAGGTGGGATACATGCGTCCATGGGCCCCGAAGCGCTAATTGTGCCCGACCAGATCATTGATTATACCTGGGGTAGGGCGCACAGTTTTTGGTCTGACCAGGTAATGCATGTGGATTTTTCCAAGCCATTTGAGGGTGCTTTGCGTCGCCAGCTGGTCGCACTTTCGCAAAGTCGCCGGCTGGGGTTGATCGATTTTGGTGTTTATGGCTGCACTCAAGGGCCGAGGTTGGAAAGCGCCGCCGAGATTCAGCGCTTGAAACGCGATGGTTGTGATTTGGTGGGTATGACCGCTATGCCGGAAGCGAGTTTGGCGCGCGAGTTAAACGTGGATTATGCCAGTTTGTGTATTTCGGTGAACTGGGCTGCGGGGCTGAGTGAACAATGTATTACGATGGATGCTATTTTCGCCATATTGAATGAAACTCGGCCAATGGTTCAAGGCCTCATTGAGGGCTTAGCGGCGGATTAA